From Microbacterium pseudoresistens, the proteins below share one genomic window:
- a CDS encoding glyceraldehyde-3-phosphate dehydrogenase has product MNDAVHDSASLNDSASLKDLAATDSTAAHRDDWMAREELAERMIPLVGALTREHEVVTSLHGHRLLGLSTTGILEVHERVAQLGHGQLALTDTLAVLEALREIAPGAASIDVARLVESHAAEGGDLLEHVRAALAAAGNAPAAEPTDVVLYGFGRIGRLLARILIAHTGGGNGLRLRAIVVRRGAENDLVKRASLLLRDSVHGRFEGSVTVDEEAEQIVANGTRIQVIYSDDPGTIDYTAYGIHDAIVVDNTGRWRDEEGLSRHLESAGVARVLLTAPGKAALKNIVHGINHDTIDDADRILSAASCTTNAITPVLKAMDEAYGIVRGHVETVHSFTNDQNLIDNFHKGDRRGRSAVLNMVIAETGAAKAVARALPELAGKLTGSAIRVPTPDVSLAVLHLGLERPATKEQLNDYLRRVSLHSKLRQQIDYVESPEVVSSDFVGSHRAGIVDGLATIANDRDVVLYVWYDNEYGYSCQVVRVIEVMAGSHPVVVPVRREVTLAG; this is encoded by the coding sequence ATGAACGACGCCGTGCACGACTCTGCCTCCCTCAACGATTCCGCCTCCCTCAAAGACCTCGCCGCCACCGACTCCACCGCCGCGCACCGCGACGACTGGATGGCACGGGAAGAGCTCGCCGAGCGGATGATCCCGCTGGTCGGCGCGCTCACCCGCGAACACGAGGTGGTCACCTCGCTGCACGGGCACCGCCTGCTCGGACTCTCCACCACCGGCATCCTCGAGGTGCACGAGCGCGTCGCCCAGCTCGGCCACGGCCAGCTCGCGCTCACCGACACGCTCGCCGTGCTCGAGGCGCTGCGCGAGATCGCCCCCGGGGCGGCATCGATCGACGTCGCGCGCCTGGTCGAATCTCACGCGGCCGAGGGCGGCGACCTCCTCGAGCACGTGCGGGCCGCGCTGGCCGCGGCCGGCAACGCGCCCGCCGCCGAGCCCACCGATGTCGTGCTCTACGGCTTCGGCCGCATCGGGCGTCTGCTGGCGCGCATCCTCATCGCGCACACCGGCGGCGGCAACGGGCTGCGCCTGCGTGCGATCGTCGTGCGCCGCGGCGCCGAGAACGATCTCGTCAAGCGCGCCTCGCTGCTGCTGCGCGATTCCGTGCACGGGCGCTTCGAGGGATCCGTCACCGTCGACGAGGAGGCCGAGCAGATCGTCGCGAACGGCACGCGCATCCAGGTGATCTACTCCGACGACCCCGGCACGATCGACTACACCGCGTACGGCATCCACGACGCCATCGTCGTCGACAACACCGGCCGCTGGCGCGATGAGGAGGGGCTGAGCCGCCACCTGGAGTCGGCGGGCGTCGCCCGCGTGCTGCTCACCGCACCGGGCAAGGCCGCGCTGAAGAACATCGTGCACGGCATCAACCATGACACGATCGACGACGCCGACCGCATCCTGTCGGCCGCCTCGTGCACCACGAACGCCATCACCCCGGTGCTCAAGGCCATGGACGAGGCATACGGGATCGTGCGCGGGCACGTCGAGACGGTGCACTCGTTCACGAACGACCAGAACCTCATCGACAACTTCCACAAGGGCGACCGGCGCGGGCGCTCGGCGGTGCTGAACATGGTGATCGCCGAGACCGGAGCGGCCAAGGCCGTGGCGCGGGCGCTGCCGGAGCTGGCGGGCAAGCTCACCGGCTCGGCGATCCGCGTCCCCACGCCCGACGTGTCGCTCGCCGTGCTGCACCTGGGCCTGGAGCGCCCGGCGACCAAGGAGCAGCTCAACGACTACCTGCGCCGCGTATCGCTGCACTCGAAGCTGCGCCAGCAGATCGACTACGTCGAGTCGCCCGAGGTGGTCTCGAGCGACTTCGTCGGCTCGCACCGCGCAGGCATCGTCGACGGCCTGGCCACGATCGCGAACGACCGCGATGTGGTGCTCTACGTCTGGTACGACAACGAGTACGGATACTCGTGCCAGGTCGTGCGCGTGATCGAGGTCATGGCGGGCTCGCACCCGGTCGTCGTGCCGGTGCGTCGCGAGGTGACGCTCGCCGGCTGA
- a CDS encoding winged helix DNA-binding domain-containing protein gives MTLRTLLSERLRSHRLSAPARTPVAAAEHMLAVQAQDFGAGRWALAARSAGSPTMDAVDTAFDEGALVRTWPMRGTLHILPACDVRWVLGLTADRQRRQDAGRMRELGIDDAVVGRARDVLVAALSGGGLARAELFAAWMSAGIDPGGQRGNHLLAELSWQGLIVQGPVVHRDGAASREQCFVLADGWLPDVPAPDDPLAEFFLRYVDGHGPATAEDFAWWSGLTLTQARDAAARGAVRTDRITEVDEGVFLARTRPRRSPKANGVLTLGAFEEFYISYADRSPVADAAAQKATGPGRNGMVRPIILAEGRIVGNWTHSLAVGRHREEPVAEMLDPAIDPGDVRAALSRYADFVTG, from the coding sequence ATGACACTGCGCACCCTGCTGAGCGAACGGCTGCGCTCGCATCGGCTCAGCGCCCCTGCGCGCACGCCCGTTGCCGCGGCGGAACACATGCTCGCCGTGCAGGCCCAGGACTTCGGGGCGGGGCGCTGGGCGCTCGCCGCTCGCTCGGCGGGGTCGCCGACGATGGACGCGGTCGACACGGCCTTCGACGAAGGTGCTCTCGTGCGCACCTGGCCGATGCGCGGCACGCTGCACATCCTGCCCGCGTGCGACGTCCGCTGGGTGCTCGGGCTCACGGCCGACCGTCAGCGCAGGCAGGACGCCGGGCGCATGCGTGAACTCGGCATCGACGACGCCGTCGTCGGACGCGCGCGGGACGTCCTCGTCGCCGCGCTGAGCGGGGGAGGGCTCGCGCGGGCAGAGCTCTTCGCCGCGTGGATGAGTGCCGGCATCGACCCGGGCGGGCAGCGCGGCAACCACCTCCTCGCCGAGCTCTCGTGGCAGGGTCTGATCGTGCAGGGCCCGGTCGTGCACCGCGACGGGGCGGCGAGCCGCGAACAGTGCTTCGTGCTCGCGGACGGATGGCTGCCGGATGTTCCCGCGCCCGACGACCCGCTCGCGGAGTTCTTCCTCCGCTACGTCGACGGCCACGGCCCGGCCACCGCAGAGGACTTCGCGTGGTGGTCGGGGCTCACCCTCACGCAGGCGCGGGATGCGGCAGCGCGCGGCGCCGTGCGGACCGACCGCATCACGGAGGTCGACGAGGGCGTGTTCCTCGCCCGCACCCGCCCGCGGCGGTCGCCGAAGGCGAACGGTGTGCTCACCCTCGGCGCGTTCGAGGAGTTCTACATCTCGTACGCCGACCGCTCGCCGGTCGCCGATGCGGCGGCGCAGAAGGCGACGGGGCCCGGCAGGAACGGCATGGTGCGGCCCATCATCCTCGCCGAGGGGCGGATCGTCGGAAACTGGACGCACTCGCTCGCCGTGGGCCGGCATCGAGAGGAACCCGTCGCCGAGATGCTCGATCCGGCGATCGATCCGGGCGACGTGCGGGCCGCCCTGTCGCGGTACGCCGACTTCGTGACCGGCTGA
- a CDS encoding XRE family transcriptional regulator, with protein MASTGLELSTLGHRIRHRRTQAALTLDDLGALVGVAGSQLSLIENGKREPKLSLLQAIAEATGTQVSDLISGEPPNGRAALEIELERAQNSSVFRQLGIAPIRVTKGMSDATIESILGLHRELVRRESEAIATPEEARRANTELRLRMRAQNNHLPDIEQLAEKQLKAAGHVSGALTHRTVNIMAERLGFELIYVDDLPHSTRSVTDLEHGRIYLPPASIPGGHGLRSMALQAMAHRLLGHTPPTSYADFLQQRLEINYFAACCLIPETAGTAFLQQAKKDRNLAVEDFRDAFGVTHEAAGMRMTNLMTVHLGMSLHFLRVDETGAITRVYENDDLPLPMDVTGAVEGQPVCQRFSARIAFTQHNRTTEHYQYTDTPAGTYWCSTQTGSSTDGGFSVTVGVPFDDARWWRGRETSHRAQSTCPDESCCRRAPADIAERWSGKAWPSARVHTHMFSPLPRGNFPGVDDGEVYEFLDRHASQ; from the coding sequence ATGGCTTCCACCGGACTCGAGCTCAGCACTCTCGGACACCGCATCCGTCATCGCCGTACGCAGGCGGCGCTCACCCTCGACGACCTGGGGGCGCTCGTCGGCGTGGCCGGATCGCAGCTGAGCCTCATCGAGAACGGCAAGCGCGAACCGAAGCTGTCGCTGCTCCAGGCGATCGCCGAGGCGACGGGCACGCAGGTCTCCGATCTCATCTCCGGCGAGCCACCGAACGGGCGCGCGGCGCTGGAGATCGAGCTCGAGCGGGCGCAGAACAGCTCGGTGTTCCGCCAGCTCGGCATCGCGCCCATCCGCGTCACGAAGGGCATGTCGGATGCGACGATCGAGTCGATCCTCGGCCTGCACCGCGAGCTGGTGCGGCGCGAGAGCGAGGCCATCGCGACCCCCGAGGAGGCGCGCAGGGCCAACACCGAGCTGCGACTGCGGATGCGCGCGCAGAACAACCACCTGCCCGACATCGAGCAGCTCGCCGAGAAGCAGCTCAAGGCGGCGGGCCACGTCTCGGGCGCGCTCACCCACCGCACCGTGAACATCATGGCCGAGCGGCTGGGCTTCGAGCTCATCTACGTCGACGATCTGCCGCACTCCACCCGCTCGGTGACCGACCTGGAGCACGGGCGCATCTACCTGCCGCCGGCCTCCATACCGGGCGGGCACGGTCTGCGGTCGATGGCCCTGCAGGCCATGGCGCACCGCCTGCTCGGGCACACCCCGCCCACCTCGTACGCCGACTTCCTGCAGCAGCGGCTCGAGATCAACTACTTCGCCGCGTGCTGCCTCATCCCCGAAACGGCCGGCACCGCGTTCCTGCAGCAGGCCAAGAAGGACCGCAATCTCGCCGTGGAGGACTTCCGCGATGCTTTCGGCGTGACGCACGAGGCGGCCGGGATGCGCATGACCAACCTCATGACCGTGCACCTCGGCATGAGCCTGCACTTCCTGCGCGTCGACGAGACCGGTGCGATCACGCGCGTCTACGAGAACGACGACCTGCCGCTGCCGATGGACGTGACCGGTGCCGTGGAAGGCCAGCCGGTGTGCCAGCGCTTCTCCGCCCGCATCGCGTTCACCCAGCACAACCGCACCACCGAGCACTACCAGTACACGGACACCCCCGCGGGCACCTACTGGTGCTCGACGCAGACGGGCTCGTCGACCGACGGCGGGTTCTCTGTCACGGTGGGCGTGCCGTTCGACGACGCGCGGTGGTGGCGCGGACGGGAGACGTCGCACCGCGCCCAGTCGACGTGCCCCGACGAGTCGTGCTGCCGCCGCGCTCCCGCCGACATCGCCGAGCGCTGGAGCGGCAAGGCGTGGCCGAGTGCTCGTGTGCACACGCACATGTTCTCCCCGCTCCCCCGCGGCAACTTCCCCGGCGTCGACGACGGCGAGGTGTACGAGTTCCTGGATCGGCACGCGAGCCAGTGA
- a CDS encoding phosphoenolpyruvate carboxykinase (GTP), translating into MAVAELHTPQVPAAAPLRAFGAAPSYDTPAFAELVSWVDGIRALTQPDRVHWVGGSRAENDALLRDLVDEGKLIKLNPEWRPGSYLARSHPSDVARTEARTFIASENEVDAGPTNNWADPTEMHATMDRIFEGSMRGRTMYVVPFSMGAVGGPLSHIGVQVTDSAYAVASIGIMTRVGDAVMREIAAGKPWVKTVHSVGAPLEPGEADVEWPCNDEKYIVHFPDTLEVYSYGSGYGGNAILAKKCFALRIASVIARDEGWLAEHMLLIRVVSPEGKSYHVAAAFPSACGKTNLAMLRPTIPGWRVETLGDDITWIRPGEDGRLWAINPEAGFFGVAPGTGESTNVTAVETLWGNTIFTNVALRPDGDVWWEGLTDTPPANLVDWEGNAWTPDSGRPAAHPNSRFTVSAAQCPQISDDWEEAVPLDVILFGGRRATNVPLVVEATDWSHGVFLGATISSERTAAAEGTLGELRRDPFAMLPFCGYNMGDYFAHWLRVGRSVRFDRLPRIFQVNWFRRGDDGRFLWPGFGDNSRVIDWIIRRVEGQVTAVDSPIGRLPRIEDLDLEGVDVSDADLAELFAVDPESWSREAESTEEFFDTFGDRLPAALRTELSALRHRLARA; encoded by the coding sequence ATGGCCGTCGCCGAGCTGCACACCCCTCAGGTTCCCGCCGCCGCCCCGTTGCGCGCGTTCGGAGCGGCCCCCTCCTACGACACTCCTGCCTTCGCCGAGCTGGTCTCCTGGGTCGACGGCATCCGTGCGCTCACCCAGCCCGACCGCGTGCACTGGGTCGGCGGTTCGCGCGCCGAGAACGACGCGCTGCTGCGCGACCTCGTCGACGAGGGCAAGCTCATCAAGCTCAACCCGGAATGGCGCCCTGGTTCCTACCTCGCGCGCTCGCATCCCAGCGACGTCGCCCGCACCGAGGCGCGCACCTTCATCGCGTCCGAGAACGAGGTCGACGCCGGCCCTACGAACAACTGGGCCGACCCGACCGAGATGCACGCGACGATGGACCGGATCTTCGAGGGATCGATGCGCGGTCGCACCATGTACGTCGTCCCGTTCTCGATGGGCGCCGTCGGAGGCCCGCTCTCGCACATCGGCGTGCAGGTCACCGACAGCGCATACGCCGTCGCCTCGATCGGCATCATGACCCGCGTCGGCGACGCGGTGATGCGCGAGATCGCCGCGGGCAAGCCATGGGTCAAGACCGTGCACAGCGTCGGTGCGCCCCTCGAGCCGGGCGAGGCCGACGTCGAATGGCCCTGCAACGACGAGAAGTACATCGTGCATTTTCCCGACACGCTCGAGGTCTACTCGTACGGCTCGGGATACGGCGGCAACGCCATCCTCGCCAAGAAGTGCTTCGCGCTGCGGATCGCCTCGGTGATCGCCCGCGACGAGGGATGGCTCGCCGAGCACATGCTTCTCATCCGGGTCGTCTCGCCCGAGGGCAAGTCGTACCACGTCGCCGCCGCCTTCCCCTCCGCATGCGGCAAGACGAACCTCGCCATGCTGCGCCCGACCATCCCCGGATGGCGGGTGGAGACCCTCGGTGACGACATCACCTGGATCCGTCCCGGCGAGGACGGGCGTCTGTGGGCCATCAACCCCGAGGCGGGCTTCTTCGGCGTCGCGCCCGGTACGGGCGAGTCGACCAACGTCACCGCCGTCGAGACGCTGTGGGGCAACACGATCTTCACGAACGTGGCGCTGCGCCCCGACGGGGACGTGTGGTGGGAGGGCCTGACCGACACCCCGCCGGCGAACCTCGTCGACTGGGAGGGCAACGCGTGGACGCCCGACTCGGGCCGGCCCGCAGCCCACCCCAACTCGCGCTTCACCGTCTCCGCCGCGCAGTGCCCGCAGATCTCCGACGACTGGGAAGAGGCAGTCCCGCTCGACGTCATCCTCTTCGGCGGACGCCGTGCGACGAATGTTCCGCTCGTCGTGGAGGCCACCGACTGGAGCCACGGCGTCTTCCTCGGTGCGACGATCTCGTCCGAGCGGACGGCCGCCGCGGAGGGCACGCTGGGGGAGCTCCGCCGCGACCCGTTCGCGATGCTGCCGTTCTGCGGGTACAACATGGGCGACTACTTCGCGCACTGGCTGCGCGTTGGCCGCTCGGTGCGCTTCGACCGCCTGCCGCGGATCTTCCAGGTCAACTGGTTCCGCCGCGGCGATGACGGGCGCTTCCTGTGGCCGGGCTTCGGCGACAACTCGCGGGTGATCGACTGGATCATCCGCCGCGTGGAGGGTCAGGTCACGGCCGTCGACAGTCCGATCGGACGCCTGCCGCGGATCGAAGACCTCGACCTCGAGGGCGTGGATGTGTCGGATGCGGATCTTGCCGAGCTGTTCGCCGTCGACCCCGAATCCTGGTCGCGCGAAGCCGAATCGACCGAGGAGTTCTTCGACACCTTCGGCGACCGCCTGCCGGCCGCGCTGCGCACCGAGCTGTCGGCGCTGCGACACCGGCTCGCACGCGCCTGA
- a CDS encoding ABC transporter ATP-binding protein, protein MSATVTPRRRGRRAPDDGPRATFRQLLPFLLEHKKVLIVVAVLSILGAAATLVQPLLVGQVIDRVQHNQALGALIWLLVAFVIVSSVISGYQHYLLQRTGTAVVYSSRRQLIARILHLPIREFDARRTGDLVSRVGTDTTLLYAVLTQGLADAVGNVLLFAGALIAMLVIDPVLLGLIVLVVGASVVVVVLLSGRIRTASTAQQEKVGELASGVERAVGSIRTVRASGATERETVAVTGLAEEAYGIGVRIAKISALVVPVAGIAMQLSLLVVLGVGGFRVAAGALSIASLVIFIMFLFMMIMPLASAFGAITSVNQALGALGRIQEVLDLPAEDATDEPVRGERLMVAGSPIVEFRDVRFQYPANVVEARRSAERAAKDLLVDAHVEPTDALDGDATGGPREVLRGVSFPVTRGSRLALVGPSGAGKSTILSLIERFYDPTSGSIRLNGDDVRTYPRDELRAHFGYVEQDAPTLAGTLADNLRLASPDATDAQCEQVLRAVNLGDVLERSPLGLDAPVGEDGVMLSGGERQRLAIARALLTEAPVLLLDESTSSLDGVNEQRMREAIDAVATGRTLIVIAHRLSTVIDSDRIVVLQGGEVVGQGTHEELLESTPLYRDLARHQLLV, encoded by the coding sequence ATGTCCGCCACGGTGACCCCACGCCGTCGCGGACGCCGCGCACCAGACGACGGCCCTCGCGCGACGTTCCGACAGCTCCTGCCCTTCCTCCTCGAGCACAAGAAGGTGCTCATCGTCGTCGCCGTCCTCAGCATCCTGGGTGCGGCGGCCACGCTCGTGCAGCCGCTGCTCGTAGGCCAGGTGATCGACCGGGTGCAGCACAACCAGGCCCTGGGCGCGCTGATCTGGCTGCTCGTCGCGTTCGTCATCGTCTCATCGGTGATCTCCGGCTACCAGCACTATCTGCTGCAGCGCACCGGCACCGCCGTCGTCTACTCCAGCCGCCGCCAGCTCATCGCCCGCATCCTGCACCTTCCCATCCGCGAGTTCGACGCCCGCCGCACGGGCGACCTCGTCTCGCGCGTCGGCACCGACACGACCCTGCTGTACGCGGTGCTCACGCAGGGCCTTGCGGATGCCGTGGGCAACGTGCTGCTGTTCGCCGGCGCACTCATCGCCATGCTCGTGATCGATCCGGTCCTCCTCGGACTCATCGTGCTCGTGGTCGGCGCATCCGTCGTCGTCGTCGTGCTGCTCAGCGGACGCATCCGCACCGCCTCGACCGCGCAGCAGGAGAAGGTGGGCGAGCTCGCCTCGGGCGTGGAGCGCGCAGTGGGGTCGATCCGCACGGTGCGCGCATCGGGCGCTACCGAGCGCGAGACCGTCGCCGTCACCGGGCTGGCGGAGGAGGCGTACGGGATCGGCGTGCGGATCGCGAAGATCTCGGCCCTCGTCGTACCCGTCGCCGGAATCGCGATGCAGCTGTCGCTGCTGGTCGTACTCGGCGTCGGCGGGTTCCGCGTGGCGGCGGGAGCACTGTCGATCGCGAGCCTCGTGATCTTCATCATGTTCCTCTTCATGATGATCATGCCGCTGGCCTCGGCGTTCGGCGCCATCACCTCGGTGAACCAGGCACTCGGCGCACTCGGGCGCATCCAGGAGGTGCTCGATCTGCCCGCGGAGGACGCGACCGACGAGCCCGTGCGCGGCGAGCGCCTCATGGTCGCCGGCTCGCCGATCGTCGAGTTCCGCGACGTGCGCTTCCAGTACCCGGCGAACGTGGTCGAGGCACGCCGCTCTGCCGAACGCGCGGCGAAGGACCTGCTCGTCGACGCACACGTCGAGCCCACGGATGCGCTCGACGGCGACGCCACGGGCGGACCGCGCGAGGTGCTGCGCGGCGTGTCGTTCCCGGTGACCCGCGGTTCGCGCCTCGCCCTGGTCGGGCCGTCGGGCGCGGGCAAGAGCACGATCCTCTCGCTCATCGAGCGCTTCTACGACCCCACCTCCGGCTCGATCCGCCTCAACGGCGACGACGTGCGCACGTACCCGCGCGACGAGCTGCGGGCGCATTTCGGGTACGTCGAGCAGGATGCGCCGACCCTGGCGGGAACGCTCGCAGACAACCTGCGCCTCGCCTCTCCCGACGCGACCGATGCGCAGTGCGAACAGGTGCTGCGCGCCGTCAACCTCGGCGACGTGCTGGAGCGCTCTCCCCTCGGGCTTGATGCGCCGGTCGGCGAAGACGGCGTGATGCTGTCGGGCGGCGAGCGCCAGAGGCTCGCGATCGCGCGTGCGCTGCTCACCGAGGCTCCCGTGCTGCTGCTGGACGAGTCGACCTCGTCGCTGGACGGCGTGAACGAGCAGCGGATGCGCGAGGCCATCGACGCCGTCGCCACCGGGCGCACGCTCATCGTGATCGCGCACCGCCTGTCGACCGTCATCGACAGCGACCGCATCGTCGTGCTGCAGGGGGGCGAAGTGGTCGGCCAGGGCACGCACGAGGAGCTCCTCGAGTCGACGCCGCTGTATCGCGACCTCGCCCGCCACCAGCTGCTGGTGTAG
- a CDS encoding AsnC family protein produces the protein MITAQALGPEGEPLPELRRLAGVRSEIARAEEVQVRRARNAGYSWQAIAGALGVTKQAAHKKYGRQ, from the coding sequence ATGATCACCGCACAGGCCCTCGGCCCTGAGGGCGAGCCGCTGCCCGAGCTGCGACGCCTCGCGGGCGTCCGGAGCGAGATCGCACGCGCCGAAGAGGTGCAGGTGCGCCGTGCACGCAACGCCGGCTACTCATGGCAGGCGATCGCGGGGGCGCTGGGCGTCACGAAACAGGCGGCGCATAAGAAGTACGGGAGACAATAG
- a CDS encoding Fe-S protein, giving the protein MELLRQIVVFIHLIGFAVLFGAWVAQAFGGQRRFTRLMDVGLAIAGLAGLALAAPWGISWEPGMSFYLKVTVKLVVLIVIGALLGIGSARQRKGGNVAPALFWSVGVLALLNAGFGLFWR; this is encoded by the coding sequence ATGGAGCTCCTTCGCCAGATCGTCGTCTTCATCCACCTCATCGGCTTCGCCGTGCTGTTCGGCGCATGGGTCGCCCAGGCATTCGGCGGGCAGCGCCGGTTCACCCGGCTGATGGACGTCGGCCTGGCGATCGCTGGTCTTGCCGGACTCGCGCTCGCCGCGCCGTGGGGGATCTCCTGGGAGCCCGGGATGAGCTTCTACCTCAAGGTCACCGTCAAGCTCGTCGTGCTGATCGTCATCGGCGCACTGCTGGGCATCGGAAGTGCGCGCCAGCGCAAGGGGGGAAACGTCGCCCCGGCACTCTTCTGGAGCGTCGGCGTGCTCGCTCTCTTGAACGCCGGTTTCGGCCTGTTCTGGCGCTGA
- the ribH gene encoding 6,7-dimethyl-8-ribityllumazine synthase: MSGAGAPTAGKIDGRGLNVVIVAGTWHETITDGLIAGAERTLDAAGATHRLVRVPGSFELAVAAQAAFAGGADAVVALGVIIRGGTPHFEYVSAATTDGLNRVALDAGKPVGFGVLTLDDEQQGIDRAGLPGSTEDKGAEAADAALRTARVVLDLRSGAARD; the protein is encoded by the coding sequence ATGAGCGGCGCAGGAGCACCCACGGCGGGAAAGATCGACGGTCGCGGCCTGAACGTGGTCATCGTCGCCGGCACGTGGCACGAGACCATCACCGACGGCCTCATCGCCGGCGCCGAGCGCACCCTCGACGCCGCGGGGGCGACGCACCGCCTCGTGCGCGTTCCGGGTTCGTTCGAGCTCGCCGTGGCCGCACAGGCGGCCTTCGCCGGCGGCGCGGATGCCGTGGTCGCCCTGGGTGTGATCATCCGGGGCGGCACGCCGCACTTCGAGTACGTCTCGGCGGCGACCACCGATGGGCTGAACCGCGTCGCGCTGGATGCCGGCAAGCCGGTCGGATTCGGCGTGCTGACGCTAGACGACGAGCAGCAGGGCATCGATCGCGCGGGACTGCCCGGATCGACCGAGGACAAGGGTGCCGAGGCGGCCGATGCCGCCCTGCGCACCGCGCGCGTCGTTCTCGACCTGCGCTCGGGAGCCGCCCGGGACTGA